A window from Photobacterium sp. DA100 encodes these proteins:
- a CDS encoding monovalent cation:proton antiporter-2 (CPA2) family protein, which produces MTVYFIQAFIYLCAAVVAVPIAKRLGLGSVLGYLIAGVVIGPVVGLVGDETLAIQHFAEFGVVMMLFLVGLELEPKMLWDMRHRLLGLGGLQVGLTTVVVMAIAMALGLGWTLALAIGLIFSLSSTAIVLQTFNEKGLAKTEGGRNAFSVLLFQDIAVIPMLALIPLLALPELVAKAQQLAQQAAEHHEELSLVEGLPGWGYALVVIGAIAAVVVGGHFLSRPLFRFVASAGLREIFTATALMLVIGIAALMSLVGLSPALGTFLAGVVLANSEFRHELESNIEPFKGLLLGLFFITVGAGIDFSVLFSNVGMVVAITLGVMAVKATVLFALALIFRVKGSDRYLLTLSLAQAGEFGFVLLSYSVQNHVLPAGIAQVLSLVVAISMFLTPGLFIFFEKVVLPRFEAKSNEREADKIDETGAVIIAGIGRFGQIVNRLLVANGVKTVVLDHEAGQIDNMRAIKIKSYYGDATRPDLLHTAGIEDAKLLVIAIDDQERAVELTEYVKHTYPHIRILARAYDRGHHYALRFAGADFIISETYHSALTLGTQAMKELGIHPFRAEQLRQTFVETEAKSKEALYQAWKDNTEESKFNATYRDLFMQLEEALSNEMKADRHDKHASSERGWTPPPKGYIDVITEMQKDQD; this is translated from the coding sequence ATGACGGTCTATTTTATTCAGGCATTTATATATCTGTGTGCCGCTGTGGTCGCCGTTCCGATAGCTAAGCGGCTTGGCCTAGGTTCGGTGCTGGGGTATCTGATAGCCGGTGTGGTTATTGGTCCCGTGGTGGGCTTGGTGGGTGATGAGACGCTCGCCATTCAGCACTTCGCCGAATTTGGTGTTGTGATGATGCTTTTTTTGGTCGGGTTGGAACTAGAGCCTAAAATGCTATGGGATATGCGGCATCGACTGCTTGGTTTGGGCGGGCTGCAAGTCGGGCTTACTACCGTTGTGGTGATGGCCATTGCGATGGCGTTGGGGCTGGGGTGGACCCTGGCGCTGGCGATTGGATTGATCTTTTCCCTGTCATCAACGGCGATTGTTCTGCAGACCTTCAACGAGAAAGGGCTAGCCAAAACGGAGGGAGGCAGAAATGCCTTCTCGGTATTGCTGTTCCAGGATATCGCTGTGATCCCAATGCTGGCGTTGATCCCGTTGCTGGCACTGCCTGAACTGGTAGCAAAAGCCCAGCAATTGGCGCAGCAGGCGGCCGAACATCATGAGGAACTGAGCCTGGTGGAAGGCCTGCCGGGCTGGGGGTATGCGCTAGTCGTAATAGGGGCCATCGCTGCGGTGGTAGTGGGTGGTCACTTCTTAAGTCGTCCGCTGTTTCGGTTTGTGGCCAGTGCGGGATTGAGGGAGATTTTTACGGCTACCGCGCTCATGCTGGTGATTGGTATTGCTGCCTTGATGAGCCTGGTCGGATTATCACCGGCCTTGGGAACCTTCCTGGCCGGTGTTGTGTTGGCCAACAGTGAATTTCGCCATGAGCTGGAGTCGAACATTGAACCGTTCAAAGGGTTATTGCTCGGTCTGTTCTTCATTACGGTTGGCGCAGGCATCGACTTTTCTGTTTTGTTCAGCAATGTCGGCATGGTGGTAGCGATCACTCTAGGGGTGATGGCTGTCAAGGCGACAGTCTTGTTTGCTCTAGCATTGATTTTCAGGGTAAAGGGAAGCGATCGCTATTTGCTGACATTGAGCTTGGCCCAGGCCGGTGAGTTTGGTTTTGTTTTACTGAGCTATTCAGTGCAAAACCATGTGCTGCCGGCAGGTATTGCGCAAGTATTATCCTTGGTTGTTGCTATCTCGATGTTCTTGACCCCGGGACTGTTTATTTTCTTTGAGAAAGTGGTACTACCGAGGTTTGAAGCGAAGAGTAACGAGCGCGAAGCCGATAAAATTGATGAAACGGGAGCTGTGATTATTGCTGGGATTGGTCGTTTTGGACAGATAGTTAACCGCTTGCTGGTTGCAAACGGCGTCAAGACAGTCGTGCTCGATCATGAAGCCGGTCAAATTGACAACATGCGAGCCATAAAAATCAAAAGCTACTATGGGGATGCCACCCGTCCTGACTTGCTGCACACCGCAGGTATTGAAGACGCCAAGTTGCTGGTTATTGCAATTGATGACCAAGAACGGGCGGTCGAGTTGACCGAGTACGTGAAACACACCTATCCCCATATCCGGATTTTGGCACGGGCCTACGATCGGGGACACCATTACGCGCTGCGTTTTGCGGGAGCGGATTTTATCATCAGCGAAACCTACCATTCTGCACTGACATTGGGAACTCAAGCCATGAAGGAGCTGGGTATCCATCCATTCCGAGCCGAGCAATTGCGGCAAACCTTCGTCGAAACCGAAGCTAAGAGTAAGGAAGCGCTCTACCAAGCGTGGAAGGACAATACCGAAGAGAGCAAATTCAATGCAACGTACCGCGATCTGTTTATGCAGCTTGAAGAAGCGCTCAGCAACGAAATGAAGGCCGACAGGCATGATAAACATGCGTCATCCGAGCGGGGATGGACTCCGCCACCGAAAGGCTATATCGATGTCATTACAGAAATGCAAAAAGATCAAGACTAG